The Gavia stellata isolate bGavSte3 chromosome 30, bGavSte3.hap2, whole genome shotgun sequence nucleotide sequence TGCGACGCACAGGGATACTGCtatatataattataatatAACTATTTAAATTCTGGCATCTGTCAGAGGGCGGTAACTGGCTCAGTTCTGATGCCCTCAGTATCCTCAACACAACCTGACCCACCTACCACTCCCCACACCACATCTTACCCCACGGAGTATTTGAAGTAACCTGTATGAGCGTATGGATTACTTCCAAAACCTGCTTGGTGCTTCAAAACACTCAGCTGAGAAACTCTCAAAGCAAAGCGAAAATTAAGCTAATGTGTTCTCACCCTCCGTCTGACATAAACACGTTGGCACTCCCAAGAGAGTGAGTCCCAGGACACCAGAGGACTCAGCACGTGGGTGAAGACTGATGGGAAGTCAATAGCCAGAAGAATTCGCCCCAGCCTAGACACCCCCCTACGTTATAGAGCCAGATTAATCACTGACAGAGGTTTTGAGTCACTGCCTACACAGTTAAGACACTTTTACTCAGCGTTAACAGAGAGATTCCTATCCAACTTGCTGCGCTCGGAGCATTTTACTCAAAGGCTGCGCCACTTCAATCGATTCACATCTGCTCCCAATTCCTCACCCGTTTAATTCAGCTCTTACACACCCTCCACAGCACCGCTGCACCTCCCTTCAACTTCCAACCATCTTTTCTGCCAACCAAACCAGGCAGCACCAGGTCACTGCCTTCCGTGTGCGCGGCATGGAAACCTCGGACCGCACGCAGCGTGTCTGGAAGGAAGTGGGACAAAACTCCCAACGAAGTTTCACAGAAAGGGAAGCCACCTACACAACATGATTTTCATGTGCGCGCCAAGTGCTGCATAAAAACCAAGTCCTCCCCCACAGAGGAAAATAGGCAGCATCCGTGGGGTAGGTGAGCAAAGCAGGACATGGCTAACGCGACTTGTCCGAGGTCCCACAGCAAGTTTACGGCACGAAAAACCCAGTCCTCCCCAGACACAACCCTAATCATGGAATCATGCTGAccaaagcaagcaaataaaatgttCCAAAGCCGAATTAGATGATCACACAGATACAAAACGCTTAAGAGTCACTGCCAATAATTGCAGCCttcctgaattatttaaaaagtgcttAGAAAACAATTCACGGAAAAAGAGCCGGTGCACACCTAATGCCTGTGGCACTAATACTCTCAGCAATACCAGTGTTCAGGTATCTAATTAAAGAGCGATCTGTCCTGCTCGGCTGTTTGCACGGCAGGGTGTGGAACAGAAGACAGTGTAAAAGTGGGCGAGATTATTAATCACAGAACCAAGAAGGGTGAAAGACCCAGCTGCGATTTCTAACACAGCCCTGTTTTATGCAACTTCCTTTTTACGGGGGAAGGGGAAGAtagggaaatattttgtttgcacCTTTACACAATCCTGGAAGCTTGGACCttggagctgagctgctgctccccGCCACTATCTCAGCCCACCACTGCAGGACTTGCCACTTAATCACAAGACCTGGCCACACATATTGCGATAACAATACACCTGTGAATGGACAGACGCACTAACAGCCTGCTCGCTCCTACGTATGGGGCAattcctcttctcccccagTCAGCTGCACCGTCGGTGCGGGACCTCCCTTCCCGACGGAAAGGCAGCGAGCAGAAGGGTTGCAGCCGGACTCTCAGACCACCGGGAGAACGTGTAGCactaataaataatttctttaaatcatCCAGCTGCACAAGAACAAATATGATACCTCACtactttttaaatagaaataatttttctgactCTAACCACATTTGGACTATTGGAAGCTACTTTAAGCGTTCAGCCACTACACCATGTCATTTcctaaaccaaacaaaatactCACCAGTAATAACTGCTGCGAATTGACTGGAACACTTGCTGTGGCTTCTGTGAAGCAACAACCGAACCTTTTCCCACAACAGATGTATACAAAAAGGTCCTAATTCACAGCAGAAGTTTCTCCTTGATACACTTACAGAAGATTACATATACAATCTGGGGCTCCACAgcagcctcagtttcccctctcGTCAACAAAGATCCAGTCTTTTCACATCaatagatgaaaataaaaagctttttctgcagATTTGGCTTTAACACAATTCATCCCTTACTGCTACTGGCAAAACCTACTGAATGCAGCTTGATATTTCAGGCCACAGATTGTTTTGTTGCTTCCTGCCTTTAACTTCACAGTGAAGCGGCAAAAAGAATATATTCAAATTCTGCAGCCTCTACGCAGAAGTGCCCCCTAAAACCCAAGAAACCTCAAGGATTCATAAAGCATTTGCCATTTCTAGACTTGCTTTTGCTTATAAGCATTAAGCTGTGTTTACATTAAGTTGATATTATCTCTAGATGCTCACTGATCTACAAGAAATGCTTTTGCCTGTGCTTTACGAGGTATGTTCTGAAAAATGGAGCAGCCAGGGTACGATTGAGGAGTGGTTATCTGCATCAGACTCCTGGACCTGGCTTTTGGCAGATCTCCAGGCCCCGAACGGATCCCAACGATCATGTTATGTGAGCAGATCCCAGAGGCTGCATGGACGGCAGCACGAAGCCAAGCCTCCCCCCAAAGCCTGGCAAGCCACCGCCTCTTTGTAAGCCCCACCATCTGCTTTGGCAAAGGCCAGAAACCGATCTCCCTCCCCTCTACTGCTTCTCATCCTCCCCGTATCCTTCTTATTACCTCAACCTGCCGTTTGCGTTCCCTTATTCACGTTAGCTTTCCAGCGGGGTTTATTTTCCTGCCTAATATTTTTAGCATTACGCAGTGGCACGCTCACCCCCTGGGGAGAGACTTCATCTTTAATTCTATCTTCGCGTTTCCTTCTCGTTTGGCGTATCACGGTCTATCAGATCGTGCTTCCTGCTTACCTGCAGAAATCGGTGATTTCGTTTGGAGTTTGTGCAAGTCTCGCACTCAGAGGGCTCAGCTCCGTGATCTAAGCAGGAAGTATGAAAGCCTCAGACCTTGACAAAGTTCACATTTCTATTACAATAAACACGGCGGGCAGTTAAGTTTATGTGATAAAACAACACGTTCTGCAGAATTTACTGCTGGGGACATCTTCTGTGACTTTATGGACCGGCATTTGCTCTCTTTGTTagaaaaaaggcacaaaacGATTCGTGTCCCAGCTCAGACCAGTGCCCTCAGCTCAACACACGCTTACCAGGTGTGAGAGTGGGAACGCAGCTTCCCGCACCATGCCCACAATCACGCACGTTTCTTCCAGAAAACACCCGTTTTATACCCGATTCAAAACTTGATTTTTGAGACGTCTGAAACACTGCAGAACTGCACGGAAGGAGCTGGGATGGGCACCTCTTTTGAGAGCAGGTAGTCCAAACAgtgagacttaaaaaaaaataggaactAAATACCGTACTGACATCAAAGAGACCCGAAATCAGACGGAGGAAGGAACAAGGGAGTTCTGCTGGTCCAGCCGAGCGTTTATGACCCTGCTCACGGAAGAAGCTTCGGCGGGTGGAGGACAGCTTAGCAGCCTCCTTACCGGGAGATATCTTTAAATATGCAGGACCAGGAATGAAAATGACCACGCAAAAAGAGGAAGGCTGCCAAAAGTTGTCTGAGGAAGGGAAAATATGAAACATACAGAACTGACCACGGGCAGGTTTCTGCACCGCAACCGAGGGGTAAGAAACCCTTAATCAGAAAAGTTCCCATGTTCTAGCGTTGGTAAAAGTTTCCCACGTCACGTACATCCCTGAAGTTCAAGTAACCCGTCTTTTCTCTACAGTTGATGCAGACCCCTACCCCATCAACTCTGGCCATCCTCTCGTCTTGCAGGCTGACGGCAGTTTGGCAAAGCAATCGCACGGGTGTCAGAGATGCTTTTCACAGGTGCCCAACTAAGAAACTGCGTTTGGCTCTTATCAAAGGCAGAAAGCCATTTTGCCAGAAGCTTGCAGCGGGACCCACTTCTGAGCAAGGATAAAAGCAGTCTTACCCCCTTTTCTAAATACTTCCAAATCTCAGTGACAAACCTTTGTAACCTAAATTCTCTCAGATACAGCTTTATCTtgcatacaaaaaaataaatccctgctCCAGACACCTATTTTGTGATTTCTTTACCCACCAGCACTGAAGACATCTATTATTTAAGCAGCTTTCCTGCACTGCAGAGCCTTGATAAAAAGTTAGCCGCCAGCTGAAGCACCTTAGCCTTCTCCATCTTCCTACTTCCATTAATGCTTCCACTTAATTGGCACTGTGACTTTCTCTGGGCACACGTCCAGTCCATATTTACTggttttaatttagaaaatgcaTCTAATcatcatcaggaaaaaaaaaagataaaggaataAGATTTAAGAGAAAACCCTTCAACTTTAAAGTTATTCCAAAGTTGCTCTTGACCTGTTGCACACCTTGGGATGCTGTACTCTGGAGAAGGCAGGGGTTGGAGGGGCGGACACTCCACAAACTCTTTTCTGTCACCTCTACCCTTCCACCCTCCTCCCACACCACCAGGTCCCTTTAATTTGTCAATCGTCGACTTTCCATGAAGTGTCAGGCAGACAAAATTTCACACTCCCTGTTTCCAAACCcttgaagttattttaaaaggcGTACAGAAAGGCAGAGTTAGCTATAATTAAATACCATGCCTGCTGTGGAGAACTTATTGCAACATCCTCCCTGCCCCCGGGAAGCAGGGAAACCACAGGCGAAGGTGCTCCGGAGGAATCGCACACCTCAAGAGATGAGCAAAGAAGTCAGTAATCAGGCTTGGCACCAGGGGCAAGAGCTAATTTCACACTTCGCAGAGTGAAAACAGACCGCAACAGAGACAGGGTGACACACAGGCAGAAGACAACTGCCCAGATTTCTTCTCTGACACACTAAGGCCTGAAACTTAGTCTGGCTACTTTTTTTTGGGAACTCAATCCCCAAAATCCAATGTTCTGCTGCTGTACCAAGGGGACGCAAAGGAGTATGTTTGCTACTGCAATAAACCTTTCAGCAGAGCTTGTACGTCTTAGAACCGTCCCACAGCCACACCAGGACACTAAGCAATCACTTAGATTGAGCCCGTGCTAGAGAAAAGAGTTTTGAACACCGCCCAGCTTGtcccagctgctccccaaaCAATTGTCAGACTCTCCTCGCAGGTAAATTTAGCAGCTGTTTCTCATAAAAACCTCCTCACtacaaaacaagcagaaatcTTCTCACATGGAGTCATTTAACCCAAAGTAAAAGCACAAGTTGACAGAGCACCAGAAACAATCAGAAAGCCTTTAAATCATTCAAAGTCCATTTTCGATATCTAACGTGCATCATTCACCGCAGCACCCAAGCCCTCGAACAATCCCCAGCTACGCCCTGCTTCCCCATGCCGCAACCGCGCGCCCCGTGGGGCCCCGAACTCCCACCCCACTGCCAGTTTGCAAGAGGTGACCGCAGGTAAGAGCGGACTATCCTCACGGTCACTGCCCGGCATTTGTAATGCCGAGAGGGAGGAAGACTGCAGCCGCTGCTCGTACAAACGTGGTACAGAGGTGACGATCCACGCAGGTTCGCGATGACGCTCAGGGCGAGCAGCCacgtggggcgtgcgtgcaaACTCTTGTAAATccagggaggctgcagcaggtTTCACACGGCAGGTTAACGATGCGCTGCAATGACTCCCAGCACCCTGGGAACACCAACATGCTCCCAGAACAAGAACCGCTACCATAAACATGCAAAGAGCCTGACGGTaactcagcagcagagggaaaatgGTTCCGGGATTGGGGAATTTGGTGGGAGACAGGGATCGTTATAACGTCAACTGACAGACATTTAAGACAGTTGAGTTGATAAACACAGAAGATACGAACGACAGCTATGACATTCACCATCCCTCAAATAGGCGTCTACACACGAAACCACGCTTACACATGAAAAATCACGTTAACTGCTCAGACATCAAACAGCCTGACCGCTCCACAAACCAGCTGGTATCACAAGCAGTTGtcttactggggaaaaaaggtggcCATCATCACCACGCACTGTCGAAAAGTGTGGCGGAGCTCTTAGAACAAGAGGCTGATAACACTCGTGGTGTGTATTTAACTCCCTGACCCTCTCCACGTTATCTGAACACCCTGCAAGTACATCCATCTTCTAACGCAGACAAGCCTGAAGTGGTCAGAGCAATTTCCCACTCAAAACAAGGGCTCAGAGtgtttaatatattaaaagagaagaataaagtTCGACCCGACAGCAGATTTACATTTCAGAGAAGCAAATGTATGTACCAGGAAAGCACAAGCTCTCCGTGTCAGCGGGTCTCTGCCATTCAGCTCAACGTGCGACAGCAGAGTTCTGATAAGGTTAGGTGAAAGGAAAAGTGGATTAAATTTGGCCACAAACAGGGAAGTTGTATACTTCTAAATAGTCAGGTCGTGCAGTGATAACATCACTCAGCACTGGACTCAAATCTCCTCCCCCTGTCCCAGTATAAACCAGTTGCTCAGGGAACAGGAACATCGGCATTTCCAGCAGAGAAGCTGAAATGGCAAAAAGCTGCAACTCAAACAACGCACCAGCAAGTGTTTTCCTTGGGAGATGCCgaaaaaaaggggaggagaaaaaactaACAAAGGTCTAAGAGcttcaaaacagagcaaatcACACAGCATGGCACTTTAAATGCTAAAGCAAATGACTGTGCCCTCCATCTGCTTGTGCAgcccccagcacagcacagccgAGCCCCGAACCCCACCAGCCTCCGCCGATTCGAGAACCGCAGCAGAGGAGTATTACTGCAAGCCAGGAAAATTAGAGGAAGGGCGAGCGTGCACAGAGCAAGAGCAGGGAGAGGACGCCTTGCCGAACACCCGGCTGCACATCTGCCCCAGTAAATTCATCCAGCAGCTCTCCTCACCCTGGGAACCTACACATGTCCTGGCTTGAGAGCCAGCAGCCTCTGCGAGCACCCTGACCCAGAGTCCTCCTCCAAACACATCACGTTTTCCCAGTTACACCAGTCTGCAGCTACCGACAGTAACCAGCAGCATCCACAACCCCGTAGCCTGCAGCAGTCCGAGCCCCCGGGGGACACCCCACCactgggcagcacccagccctggaaGCGCCCGCTCCAGacagcctcctctcctctcccagcccgCCGGCCCCTGCTACTCCTCGCCTGGGGGCACGCGAGCCCGAGGGGCTCCGCTGCCAGCCCCCTCCAGCACGGCCCCCTCACACCCCTGGCCCCCACAGGCAGCACCAAAGCCTCAGGGGTCCCCCAGCCCATCCTCACACACCCTGTGAGCCCCACATCCATTGCAGCCTGCTGTAATGCCTCATCCCACCCCCTTGGCCCCCCAATTCCCATCCAGTGCGCCTCCTCCTTCGGCCCACGCAGGCCCAGACCCCCAGGGGACTGCCGTCCTCAGTCCCTCCGCACCCACAGCGCTGCAGCCCACACCAGTGCCCCCCAGAGCTCCAGCCCACACCGCCGGGCCCCAGGGACCTCCGACACCCCCTTATCCCACAGCCCTCTCACCCACACGCTCGGCCCCAAGAGCACATCCAAAcccctccagctgcctccctgccctACAACCCCTCGTTCCCCCGCAGCCCACATCCCTTGCCCCACATCCCTAGTCCCTtgttcccccacccccagctcACGCCTTCAAGCCCCACACCCCTAGagacccccctccccacacctcctgcctgctccaCCCCCAGCCCCTATCAACACGGCCCCATAGCTCCATACTCCCTACCTGCCCCACGGTCCTACAACACCCCAAAAGCCCATACCTCCTGCCTCACCCACAGCCCTACAGCCCCCCCAAGCCCCACAGACGCCCCCTCTGCCTGCATGGCCCCACaggccccccagccccacaccccacaccccccccgtGACCCTGAACCTCCCCAGTCCACACACCCCTCCTTCCAGCTCCAcggccctgcagcaccccatgccccccccccagctctaAATCCGCACAGACCCCACCTCCTGGGCCCCAACCACACTCTCCCTaccttccccccctcccaccccacggCCCCGCAGCCTCTCCGTCCCCCTGCCCTACATacgcccctcctgccccataaCCCACCAGCCCCCCAAGCCCACACAGCCTCCCCCTTACCCAACAGGcccacagccccctccccatgccccctacctcctcccccccggCCCTACAGCCCCTCCTCAGCCCTCAGCCCCACTCCCACACCCCCATGCCCCCTCCCACAGGCCCTCAGGCCGCGCTCACCTGAGGAGACTGGACAGCGGGTGCCCCACACCGCCGCTCCCGCTGCCTcctccgccgcctccccccccgGAGCcgcctcctccgcctcctcctccccccccggAGCCACCGAAGCCGGAGCTGAGACGTTTCCCCGATAACAGCTTCTCCACGGCGGGCAGGTTCCCGGTACGGGCggcctccagcagctcctgctccttccccatggcccggcccggccgccgccgcccgccgccgccgcctcccgccaAGCCACGCCCCCCGAGTGCCCTTCCGGGGCGGGGcctgcgggggggggcggggtcCGCGGGGGGCGGAGCTTgcggggaggcgggcggggccTGAggccccgcccgcctccccgcAAGCCCCGCCCCCCCGCTGGGTGATTCTTCCACTGAACCCTTTACTCCACCTCATTTTTTGGCTCGTTTTAGTTAATTTTATTCGTTGAACGTGTGAAGAAGATAAAAGTGGGATTCCAGCACGTGCTGCAGGGCTAAAGGGGTTGGTTTGGGTCAAATCCCGTCTCCCAGGTTTCTAATACGCTGGAGGAACCGGGCGTAAAACACGCAGGGGTGTATGTACAGGAGGGATGCGTATAAAGGAGGAATGCAATAAAGTAGGATGTTTATAAAGGAGGAGTATCTTTGCCAAGGTTTTCCCTCCACGTATTTATTGGGAGGATGAATATTCACAGGTAATTTCGCAGCTCTTTTCCCGGAGGGAAGTCCTCGGGGAGGCGCAGTGTTTTGCATTGCGCGCTGAGGATCAGTCTACACCAGGAAGCGAAATGGTTAGAAGCAGTTATCCGCTGTATAACGCTACGGGCCGGCATAAAAAGTAATTCAAATGCAGCCAGATGGTTCATTTGAACGTAATATTAACAGCATCAGCCCTGAGGGAGAGCTGCTCTCTCCTTCGAAGGGGACTTGCACAGGGTGGCTCAGGCAGTTTGCGATCCCCGTGCAGCGGGGTGAGGATCCAGAGGCCGAGGAGGGGCTGGGGCGGATGGGAACGTGGGCGCCGAGGCTTCCCCCCGCACCCCGTGCCCCAGCCCAACCCTCGCTCCCTGCTGCCGGAGCGGGACCTGTTAGAAGGAAACATGGGAGAAGATGGCCTGTGTCAGCCTGTGCAAACCGATCCCTGCTTCCAAGGCACAAAACTAGCGGGAAACCCGCGGGGATGCCTCGAGGAGGTCTGGCTCGTTCGTAACTTCGATCTGGGCCCACGGCCTGAGCTGTGGACTCCCGATCTGTCCCCCTGTAACGCGTCTCCTCTTTAATATccagtttttcctctgtttctacACAAAAGACTCCCACAGCCGGAGGGGACCCGCCCGGCGTCCGGCCTCCCTCCCCGCTGCAGCCACCAGCCCGGCTCCCTGCAGggccctccctctccccacactCCCCCCGGATCTCCCCTCGCCCCTGGCCACCCCCATACCCCAGCACCGGCACCAGCCCTTCCCATCTCAGTGCCCCCCATCCCAGTGCCCCCGGCCCAGTTTCCCCAGTTCCCCCATTCCAGTTCCCtcagtgccctcagcccttcccatcccagtgcccccagtgccccccagcccttcccaccccagttcccccagtgcccccagtgcccccaccccagttcccccagttcccccagtgccccccagcccttccagttcccccagtgcccccaccccagttcccccagttcccccagtgccccccagcccttcccaccccagttcccccagtgcccccagtgcccccaccccagttcccccagttcccccagtgccccccagcccttccagttcccccagtgcccccaccccagttcccccagttcccccagtgccccccagcccttcccaccccagttcccccagtgcccccagtgcccccaccccagttcccccagttcccccagtgccccccagcccttccagttcccccagtgcccccaccccagttcccccagtgccccccagcccttcccaccccagttcccccagtgcccccagttcccccagtgcccccaccccagttcccccagtgccccccagcccttccAGTTCCCCCAGGGCCCCCgccccagttcccccagttcccccagtgccccccagcccttcccaccccagttcccccccccagcccggccccacgcctcaCCCGCAGCCGCAGGCCCGTTGCCCTGGCGacaggccccgccccgccgccggagAGGCGCGGCCCTTCGCGGCAGCCGTAGTGCTGCGTCATCAGGAAGCGACGTCGCTGCGCGAGGCCATGGCGGACCCTGGCGAAGCGGGCCGGGAGGAGCTCGGGGCCGCCGCCGCTGAGCAGGAGCCGCCGCCCGCGGCCTCGTCCCCCTCGGGGGATGGAGCGGCGGCAGCGGAGGAGCCGGCGGCCGCGGAGGTGGCAGGCGAGGGCGAGGCGGGAGAGGCTGAAGGGGGCGGCGAGCCCAAGGCGGAGGCGCCGGACGGGGAGGtgaggccgggccgggcccgtTGtgaggggggagcggggagcggggcccggcggggctgcggggccgccgAACCGAGCGCTGCGCTCTCGCCCAGGTGAGGAGCGCGGAGGGGGAGGCGGTGGACGGGGAGGACCCCAGCCTGCAGCCGTCCGCGGCCAAGAAGGTGAAGCTGGAgctgaaggagaggaaggagaagaagcacAAAGTGGACGAGGACGAGATCCAGAAGATGCAGTGAGTGCCGGGGCGCCGGGCGGCAGCGCCTGGGGAGGCTGGTGCTCGGGGAGGGCAGTGCACACCGTTGGGGTTTGCCGCTGGAAACTGTGTGATAATCGTTTAATCAGTTGATGAGCCCCTGGTTAATGGTGTCCGTAGCTCCGTCCCAGATCCCTCCTGAACCGGCCCGGCCATTTTGCATTATAATGCCTTGTCCCTGCAGCCTTCCTGGGCTCAGCCCGGACCGGGTCgataagctgcccagggaattgttggagtcaccatcactggaggcgttcaaggaacgtgtggacgtggcactgcgggacatggttgagtgggcatggtggggttgggttggtcgttggacttgatgatcttacaggtcttttccaacctttgtgatgCTGTGATTCTATAAACCTTAGCCCCACTGGAGCACCgcctttcccttcccagctctgttTCGTACTGCAGGAGGGCTTTGCAGGACTGTTGCAGCGGCCTGAAGAGCTTCAGGcgtttatttttatttttgctgtcaaCAATCAATTCTCTCCACTCCAGAATACTGgtctcttccttttctgaagaaCAGTTGAACCGTTACGAGATGTATCGCCGGTCTGCTTTCCCCAAAGCTGCTATTAAACGGGTACGACTTCAATAATACTTTGCCACAGAAGGAGTCTGAGCAGAGCAAGCAGGCTGAGCCTTACTAAATCTGGCTGCAGTCACGTCTAGGCCTTGCATGACACGAGCCAGCTCTGCGGTGCGCCCTCCTCCAGCTGCGTCCTGGCCCCTGTGGCTGAGACCGTTGTCCTCAGGTCGGCTTATCCCTTTACAGTCTAGCTCAGTGCCCTCGCGTGGCTTATGCAGGAGCTCATCTTAAATAACGGTGGTCTGGGGGTCCCtaaggcaagaggaaaaagtaattgCTGGTATAGGGTCTGCAGCTGAATGAGGGTAAGCTAAAACCTTGACAGCCAGCATGTGCCCAACGCTGTAGAACCTAATTTTAAAGATCAGTTCCTGCTGTTCTATGCATTTCATTAGCTGTTGGTTGATATCTGACAGGCTGAAACGGC carries:
- the TAF11 gene encoding transcription initiation factor TFIID subunit 11, with protein sequence MADPGEAGREELGAAAAEQEPPPAASSPSGDGAAAAEEPAAAEVAGEGEAGEAEGGGEPKAEAPDGEVRSAEGEAVDGEDPSLQPSAAKKVKLELKERKEKKHKVDEDEIQKMQILVSSFSEEQLNRYEMYRRSAFPKAAIKRLIQSITGTSVSQNVVIAMSGISKVFVGEVVEEALDVCEKWGELPPLQPKHMREAVRRLKSRGQIPNSKYKKIIFH